Proteins from a genomic interval of Onychostoma macrolepis isolate SWU-2019 chromosome 17, ASM1243209v1, whole genome shotgun sequence:
- the cfap99 gene encoding cilia- and flagella-associated protein 99 isoform X1, with protein sequence MNYKELVNEVTRLLDEFQEDKQCIDSFTEDTAKDLKNLSSSDQKFIIDTFYGCIMHKKLLDVVVNIFYNHHGKKLFRVDRNLFIVVCYLAMFCLDDLGLDNFSRIIKSLDISKMHKFLSFFFNISNLTTHIQREWSHIYDAVVVDKNWITPLLRWCIEIEVLLDQLAKKMGRGNLPKKSPRKNTKPREFDLTQPKARPLPAPEVIPQQDKSKPVPTTTHRSPKEPEILDDMKQRNRQKALQILNDANSQQFRCANPQKSEKTQNVISQILQSHDAELQFDKLYTSGSPATQKINSLPVRLNTTAILREGVLYNRLLEEELQRLERLSQGASEPSAFLQWQKEMKEKDLQEELAELERRRLEGRISHEEAVLARERVLEHNHHKAQQTKEETAELMRKYAEKRLKEEKEMRELVQQVADGHKNSKAAKAKLHEIKQRIVKEVSEHSRELLSQALEEAQVELSRKMELIRQIRAFESVPLVRQKFVDDTETAGHDLLCEMSLAELRERLALLREFEQSELEDRRQRIFQEKQLKEQLLLEQLDNIALRRSLAEQAVLRSQEEKRMRNELREAVSRDERVLTLQKTLEQKQQERQKRKTEKNSMKKNEQVLPLTVKTTLNKKQQVLDEQHWQELERNLEQQIYGTLQQSSKKNGAGQNHRSSNTGLVDVTPIIWEEMQIYC encoded by the exons ATGAACTACAAAGAACTTGTCAACGAGGTCACAAGGCTACTGGACGAGTTTCAAGAAGACAAACAATGCATTGACAGTTTTACAGAGGATACTGCCAAGGATCTTAAG AATCTCTCCTCTTCTGACCAGAAGTTTATTATTGATACGTTTTATGGATGTATCATGCACAAAAAGCTTTTGGATGTTGTGGTCAACATCTTTTACAATCACcatggaaaaaaattattcagagtGGATCGAAACCTGTTCATtg TTGTCTGTTATCTCGCCATGTTCTGTCTTGATGATCTTGGCCTGGATAATTTCAGTAGAATTATCAAGTCTCTAGACATctcaaaaatgcacaaa TTCCtgagttttttctttaatatcaGCAACCTCACAACACACATCCAGAGGGAATGGAGTCACATCTATGATGCTGTTGTTGTAGATAAGAACTGGATCACCCCTTTGCTgag ATGGTGCATTGAGATTGAGGTGCTGTTGGATCAGCTTGCCAAAAAAATGGGCAGAGGAAATCTGCCAAAAAAATCTCCCAGGAAAAACACTAAACCCAGGGAATTTGATCTGACCCAGCCCAAAGCTCGACCACTCCCTGCTCCTGAAGTCATTCCACAGCAGGACAAGTCCAAGCCG GTACCAACCACAACTCACAGATCTCCAAAGGAACCAGAGATTCTGGATGATATGAAGCAGAGGAACAGACAGAAAGCTTTA CAAATCTTGAATGACGCAAACTCTCAGCAGTTCAGATGTGCAAATCCGCAGAAGTCTGAGAAAACTCAA AATGTGATATCCCAGATTCTTCAAAGCCATGATGCTGAACTCCAATTTGACAAGCTTTATACTTCTGGAAGCCCTGCCACCCAAAAG ATAAACAGCTTACCTGTCAGACTGAACACAACAGCCATACTGCGAGAGGGAGTTTTATATAATCGTCTACTGGAAGAAGAGTTACAAAG ATTAGAGCGATTATCGCAGGGTGCAAGTGAGCCGTCTGCGTTCCTGCAGTGGCAGAAGGAGATGAAGGAGAAGGATCTGCAGGAAGAACTAGCTGAGCTGGAGCGCCGAAGACTGGAGGGACGGATCAGCCATGAGGAGGCAGTTCTTGCACGAGAACGTGTCTTGGAGCATAACCACCATAAAGCTCAGCAGACTAAAGAGGAG ACTGCTGAGCTCATGCGCAAGTATGCAGAGAAACGTCTGAAGGAGGAGAAGGAAATGAGAGAGCTGGTGCAACAAGTGGCCGATGGTCACAAGAACTCCAAAGCCGCCAAAGCTAAGCTGCATGAAATTAAACAACGAATAG TTAAGGAGGTCTCAGAGCACAGCAGGGAACTCCTCAGCCAGGCTCTGGAGGAAGCCCAGGTTGAGCTAAGCAGGAAGATGGAGCTTATCCGTCAGATTCGTGCTTTTGAGTCAGTACCTCTGGTCAGACAAAAGTTTGTGGATGACACTGAG ACTGCGGGTCACGATTTGCTGTGTGAGATGTCTCTGGCGGAGCTGCGGGAGCGTTTGGCACTCCTGAGAGAGTTCGAGCAGAGTGAGCTGGAGGACAGAAGACAGCGCATCTTTCAGGAGAAACAGCTCAAAGAGCAGCTACTGCTAGAACAGCTGGACAATATCGCTCTACGCAGAAGTCTAGCAGAACAGGCCGTTTTGCGCAG TCAAGAAGAGAAAAGGATGAGAAATGAACTGCGGGAGGCTGTCAGTAGAGATGAGAGAGTGCTGACCCTACAGAAGACCCTGGAGCAAAAACAACAGGAAAGACAAAAGAGAAAGACCGAAAAAAACAGTATGAAGAAAAACGAGCAGGTGCTTCCACTCACAGTGAAGACCACCCTCAACAAAAAG CAGCAGGTTCTTGATGAACAGCATTGGCAGGAGTTGGAGCGCAATTTGGAACAACAGATTTACGGGACCTTGCAGCAGTCAtctaaaaaaaatggtgctgGCCAGAACCACAG GTCATCTAACACAGGCCTGGTTGACGTTACCCCAATAATTTGGGAAGAAATGCAGATTTACTGTTGA
- the cfap99 gene encoding cilia- and flagella-associated protein 99 isoform X2, with protein MNYKELVNEVTRLLDEFQEDKQCIDSFTEDTAKDLKNLSSSDQKFIIDTFYGCIMHKKLLDVVVNIFYNHHGKKLFRVDRNLFIVVCYLAMFCLDDLGLDNFSRIIKSLDISKMHKFLSFFFNISNLTTHIQREWSHIYDAVVVDKNWITPLLRWCIEIEVLLDQLAKKMGRGNLPKKSPRKNTKPREFDLTQPKARPLPAPEVIPQQDKSKPVPTTTHRSPKEPEILDDMKQRNRQKALQILNDANSQQFRCANPQKSEKTQNVISQILQSHDAELQFDKLYTSGSPATQKINSLPVRLNTTAILREGVLYNRLLEEELQRLERLSQGASEPSAFLQWQKEMKEKDLQEELAELERRRLEGRISHEEAVLARERVLEHNHHKAQQTKEETAELMRKYAEKRLKEEKEMRELVQQVADGHKNSKAAKAKLHEIKQRIVKEVSEHSRELLSQALEEAQVELSRKMELIRQIRAFESVPLVRQKFVDDTETAGHDLLCEMSLAELRERLALLREFEQSELEDRRQRIFQEKQLKEQLLLEQLDNIALRRSLAEQAVLRSQEEKRMRNELREAVSRDERVLTLQKTLEQKQQERQKRKTEKNSMKKNEQVLPLTVKTTLNKKQVLDEQHWQELERNLEQQIYGTLQQSSKKNGAGQNHRSSNTGLVDVTPIIWEEMQIYC; from the exons ATGAACTACAAAGAACTTGTCAACGAGGTCACAAGGCTACTGGACGAGTTTCAAGAAGACAAACAATGCATTGACAGTTTTACAGAGGATACTGCCAAGGATCTTAAG AATCTCTCCTCTTCTGACCAGAAGTTTATTATTGATACGTTTTATGGATGTATCATGCACAAAAAGCTTTTGGATGTTGTGGTCAACATCTTTTACAATCACcatggaaaaaaattattcagagtGGATCGAAACCTGTTCATtg TTGTCTGTTATCTCGCCATGTTCTGTCTTGATGATCTTGGCCTGGATAATTTCAGTAGAATTATCAAGTCTCTAGACATctcaaaaatgcacaaa TTCCtgagttttttctttaatatcaGCAACCTCACAACACACATCCAGAGGGAATGGAGTCACATCTATGATGCTGTTGTTGTAGATAAGAACTGGATCACCCCTTTGCTgag ATGGTGCATTGAGATTGAGGTGCTGTTGGATCAGCTTGCCAAAAAAATGGGCAGAGGAAATCTGCCAAAAAAATCTCCCAGGAAAAACACTAAACCCAGGGAATTTGATCTGACCCAGCCCAAAGCTCGACCACTCCCTGCTCCTGAAGTCATTCCACAGCAGGACAAGTCCAAGCCG GTACCAACCACAACTCACAGATCTCCAAAGGAACCAGAGATTCTGGATGATATGAAGCAGAGGAACAGACAGAAAGCTTTA CAAATCTTGAATGACGCAAACTCTCAGCAGTTCAGATGTGCAAATCCGCAGAAGTCTGAGAAAACTCAA AATGTGATATCCCAGATTCTTCAAAGCCATGATGCTGAACTCCAATTTGACAAGCTTTATACTTCTGGAAGCCCTGCCACCCAAAAG ATAAACAGCTTACCTGTCAGACTGAACACAACAGCCATACTGCGAGAGGGAGTTTTATATAATCGTCTACTGGAAGAAGAGTTACAAAG ATTAGAGCGATTATCGCAGGGTGCAAGTGAGCCGTCTGCGTTCCTGCAGTGGCAGAAGGAGATGAAGGAGAAGGATCTGCAGGAAGAACTAGCTGAGCTGGAGCGCCGAAGACTGGAGGGACGGATCAGCCATGAGGAGGCAGTTCTTGCACGAGAACGTGTCTTGGAGCATAACCACCATAAAGCTCAGCAGACTAAAGAGGAG ACTGCTGAGCTCATGCGCAAGTATGCAGAGAAACGTCTGAAGGAGGAGAAGGAAATGAGAGAGCTGGTGCAACAAGTGGCCGATGGTCACAAGAACTCCAAAGCCGCCAAAGCTAAGCTGCATGAAATTAAACAACGAATAG TTAAGGAGGTCTCAGAGCACAGCAGGGAACTCCTCAGCCAGGCTCTGGAGGAAGCCCAGGTTGAGCTAAGCAGGAAGATGGAGCTTATCCGTCAGATTCGTGCTTTTGAGTCAGTACCTCTGGTCAGACAAAAGTTTGTGGATGACACTGAG ACTGCGGGTCACGATTTGCTGTGTGAGATGTCTCTGGCGGAGCTGCGGGAGCGTTTGGCACTCCTGAGAGAGTTCGAGCAGAGTGAGCTGGAGGACAGAAGACAGCGCATCTTTCAGGAGAAACAGCTCAAAGAGCAGCTACTGCTAGAACAGCTGGACAATATCGCTCTACGCAGAAGTCTAGCAGAACAGGCCGTTTTGCGCAG TCAAGAAGAGAAAAGGATGAGAAATGAACTGCGGGAGGCTGTCAGTAGAGATGAGAGAGTGCTGACCCTACAGAAGACCCTGGAGCAAAAACAACAGGAAAGACAAAAGAGAAAGACCGAAAAAAACAGTATGAAGAAAAACGAGCAGGTGCTTCCACTCACAGTGAAGACCACCCTCAACAAAAAG CAGGTTCTTGATGAACAGCATTGGCAGGAGTTGGAGCGCAATTTGGAACAACAGATTTACGGGACCTTGCAGCAGTCAtctaaaaaaaatggtgctgGCCAGAACCACAG GTCATCTAACACAGGCCTGGTTGACGTTACCCCAATAATTTGGGAAGAAATGCAGATTTACTGTTGA
- the cfap99 gene encoding cilia- and flagella-associated protein 99 isoform X4, with product MNYKELVNEVTRLLDEFQEDKQCIDSFTEDTAKDLKNLSSSDQKFIIDTFYGCIMHKKLLDVVVNIFYNHHGKKLFRVDRNLFIVVCYLAMFCLDDLGLDNFSRIIKSLDISKMHKFLSFFFNISNLTTHIQREWSHIYDAVVVDKNWITPLLRWCIEIEVLLDQLAKKMGRGNLPKKSPRKNTKPREFDLTQPKARPLPAPEVIPQQDKSKPVPTTTHRSPKEPEILDDMKQRNRQKALQILNDANSQQFRCANPQKSEKTQNVISQILQSHDAELQFDKLYTSGSPATQKINSLPVRLNTTAILREGVLYNRLLEEELQRLERLSQGASEPSAFLQWQKEMKEKDLQEELAELERRRLEGRISHEEAVLARERVLEHNHHKAQQTKEETAELMRKYAEKRLKEEKEMRELVQQVADGHKNSKAAKAKLHEIKQRIVKEVSEHSRELLSQALEEAQVELSRKMELIRQIRAFESVPLVRQKFVDDTETAGHDLLCEMSLAELRERLALLREFEQSELEDRRQRIFQEKQLKEQLLLEQLDNIALRRSLAEQAVLRSQEEKRMRNELREAVSRDERVLTLQKTLEQKQQERQKRKTEKNSMKKNEQVLPLTVKTTLNKKQVLDEQHWQELERNLEQQIYGTLQQSSKKNGAGQNHSCILGHLTQAWLTLPQ from the exons ATGAACTACAAAGAACTTGTCAACGAGGTCACAAGGCTACTGGACGAGTTTCAAGAAGACAAACAATGCATTGACAGTTTTACAGAGGATACTGCCAAGGATCTTAAG AATCTCTCCTCTTCTGACCAGAAGTTTATTATTGATACGTTTTATGGATGTATCATGCACAAAAAGCTTTTGGATGTTGTGGTCAACATCTTTTACAATCACcatggaaaaaaattattcagagtGGATCGAAACCTGTTCATtg TTGTCTGTTATCTCGCCATGTTCTGTCTTGATGATCTTGGCCTGGATAATTTCAGTAGAATTATCAAGTCTCTAGACATctcaaaaatgcacaaa TTCCtgagttttttctttaatatcaGCAACCTCACAACACACATCCAGAGGGAATGGAGTCACATCTATGATGCTGTTGTTGTAGATAAGAACTGGATCACCCCTTTGCTgag ATGGTGCATTGAGATTGAGGTGCTGTTGGATCAGCTTGCCAAAAAAATGGGCAGAGGAAATCTGCCAAAAAAATCTCCCAGGAAAAACACTAAACCCAGGGAATTTGATCTGACCCAGCCCAAAGCTCGACCACTCCCTGCTCCTGAAGTCATTCCACAGCAGGACAAGTCCAAGCCG GTACCAACCACAACTCACAGATCTCCAAAGGAACCAGAGATTCTGGATGATATGAAGCAGAGGAACAGACAGAAAGCTTTA CAAATCTTGAATGACGCAAACTCTCAGCAGTTCAGATGTGCAAATCCGCAGAAGTCTGAGAAAACTCAA AATGTGATATCCCAGATTCTTCAAAGCCATGATGCTGAACTCCAATTTGACAAGCTTTATACTTCTGGAAGCCCTGCCACCCAAAAG ATAAACAGCTTACCTGTCAGACTGAACACAACAGCCATACTGCGAGAGGGAGTTTTATATAATCGTCTACTGGAAGAAGAGTTACAAAG ATTAGAGCGATTATCGCAGGGTGCAAGTGAGCCGTCTGCGTTCCTGCAGTGGCAGAAGGAGATGAAGGAGAAGGATCTGCAGGAAGAACTAGCTGAGCTGGAGCGCCGAAGACTGGAGGGACGGATCAGCCATGAGGAGGCAGTTCTTGCACGAGAACGTGTCTTGGAGCATAACCACCATAAAGCTCAGCAGACTAAAGAGGAG ACTGCTGAGCTCATGCGCAAGTATGCAGAGAAACGTCTGAAGGAGGAGAAGGAAATGAGAGAGCTGGTGCAACAAGTGGCCGATGGTCACAAGAACTCCAAAGCCGCCAAAGCTAAGCTGCATGAAATTAAACAACGAATAG TTAAGGAGGTCTCAGAGCACAGCAGGGAACTCCTCAGCCAGGCTCTGGAGGAAGCCCAGGTTGAGCTAAGCAGGAAGATGGAGCTTATCCGTCAGATTCGTGCTTTTGAGTCAGTACCTCTGGTCAGACAAAAGTTTGTGGATGACACTGAG ACTGCGGGTCACGATTTGCTGTGTGAGATGTCTCTGGCGGAGCTGCGGGAGCGTTTGGCACTCCTGAGAGAGTTCGAGCAGAGTGAGCTGGAGGACAGAAGACAGCGCATCTTTCAGGAGAAACAGCTCAAAGAGCAGCTACTGCTAGAACAGCTGGACAATATCGCTCTACGCAGAAGTCTAGCAGAACAGGCCGTTTTGCGCAG TCAAGAAGAGAAAAGGATGAGAAATGAACTGCGGGAGGCTGTCAGTAGAGATGAGAGAGTGCTGACCCTACAGAAGACCCTGGAGCAAAAACAACAGGAAAGACAAAAGAGAAAGACCGAAAAAAACAGTATGAAGAAAAACGAGCAGGTGCTTCCACTCACAGTGAAGACCACCCTCAACAAAAAG CAGGTTCTTGATGAACAGCATTGGCAGGAGTTGGAGCGCAATTTGGAACAACAGATTTACGGGACCTTGCAGCAGTCAtctaaaaaaaatggtgctgGCCAGAACCACAG TTGCATTTTAGGTCATCTAACACAGGCCTGGTTGACGTTACCCCAATAA
- the cfap99 gene encoding cilia- and flagella-associated protein 99 isoform X3 has translation MNYKELVNEVTRLLDEFQEDKQCIDSFTEDTAKDLKNLSSSDQKFIIDTFYGCIMHKKLLDVVVNIFYNHHGKKLFRVDRNLFIVVCYLAMFCLDDLGLDNFSRIIKSLDISKMHKFLSFFFNISNLTTHIQREWSHIYDAVVVDKNWITPLLRWCIEIEVLLDQLAKKMGRGNLPKKSPRKNTKPREFDLTQPKARPLPAPEVIPQQDKSKPVPTTTHRSPKEPEILDDMKQRNRQKALQILNDANSQQFRCANPQKSEKTQNVISQILQSHDAELQFDKLYTSGSPATQKINSLPVRLNTTAILREGVLYNRLLEEELQRLERLSQGASEPSAFLQWQKEMKEKDLQEELAELERRRLEGRISHEEAVLARERVLEHNHHKAQQTKEETAELMRKYAEKRLKEEKEMRELVQQVADGHKNSKAAKAKLHEIKQRIVKEVSEHSRELLSQALEEAQVELSRKMELIRQIRAFESVPLVRQKFVDDTETAGHDLLCEMSLAELRERLALLREFEQSELEDRRQRIFQEKQLKEQLLLEQLDNIALRRSLAEQAVLRSQEEKRMRNELREAVSRDERVLTLQKTLEQKQQERQKRKTEKNSMKKNEQVLPLTVKTTLNKKQQVLDEQHWQELERNLEQQIYGTLQQSSKKNGAGQNHSCILGHLTQAWLTLPQ, from the exons ATGAACTACAAAGAACTTGTCAACGAGGTCACAAGGCTACTGGACGAGTTTCAAGAAGACAAACAATGCATTGACAGTTTTACAGAGGATACTGCCAAGGATCTTAAG AATCTCTCCTCTTCTGACCAGAAGTTTATTATTGATACGTTTTATGGATGTATCATGCACAAAAAGCTTTTGGATGTTGTGGTCAACATCTTTTACAATCACcatggaaaaaaattattcagagtGGATCGAAACCTGTTCATtg TTGTCTGTTATCTCGCCATGTTCTGTCTTGATGATCTTGGCCTGGATAATTTCAGTAGAATTATCAAGTCTCTAGACATctcaaaaatgcacaaa TTCCtgagttttttctttaatatcaGCAACCTCACAACACACATCCAGAGGGAATGGAGTCACATCTATGATGCTGTTGTTGTAGATAAGAACTGGATCACCCCTTTGCTgag ATGGTGCATTGAGATTGAGGTGCTGTTGGATCAGCTTGCCAAAAAAATGGGCAGAGGAAATCTGCCAAAAAAATCTCCCAGGAAAAACACTAAACCCAGGGAATTTGATCTGACCCAGCCCAAAGCTCGACCACTCCCTGCTCCTGAAGTCATTCCACAGCAGGACAAGTCCAAGCCG GTACCAACCACAACTCACAGATCTCCAAAGGAACCAGAGATTCTGGATGATATGAAGCAGAGGAACAGACAGAAAGCTTTA CAAATCTTGAATGACGCAAACTCTCAGCAGTTCAGATGTGCAAATCCGCAGAAGTCTGAGAAAACTCAA AATGTGATATCCCAGATTCTTCAAAGCCATGATGCTGAACTCCAATTTGACAAGCTTTATACTTCTGGAAGCCCTGCCACCCAAAAG ATAAACAGCTTACCTGTCAGACTGAACACAACAGCCATACTGCGAGAGGGAGTTTTATATAATCGTCTACTGGAAGAAGAGTTACAAAG ATTAGAGCGATTATCGCAGGGTGCAAGTGAGCCGTCTGCGTTCCTGCAGTGGCAGAAGGAGATGAAGGAGAAGGATCTGCAGGAAGAACTAGCTGAGCTGGAGCGCCGAAGACTGGAGGGACGGATCAGCCATGAGGAGGCAGTTCTTGCACGAGAACGTGTCTTGGAGCATAACCACCATAAAGCTCAGCAGACTAAAGAGGAG ACTGCTGAGCTCATGCGCAAGTATGCAGAGAAACGTCTGAAGGAGGAGAAGGAAATGAGAGAGCTGGTGCAACAAGTGGCCGATGGTCACAAGAACTCCAAAGCCGCCAAAGCTAAGCTGCATGAAATTAAACAACGAATAG TTAAGGAGGTCTCAGAGCACAGCAGGGAACTCCTCAGCCAGGCTCTGGAGGAAGCCCAGGTTGAGCTAAGCAGGAAGATGGAGCTTATCCGTCAGATTCGTGCTTTTGAGTCAGTACCTCTGGTCAGACAAAAGTTTGTGGATGACACTGAG ACTGCGGGTCACGATTTGCTGTGTGAGATGTCTCTGGCGGAGCTGCGGGAGCGTTTGGCACTCCTGAGAGAGTTCGAGCAGAGTGAGCTGGAGGACAGAAGACAGCGCATCTTTCAGGAGAAACAGCTCAAAGAGCAGCTACTGCTAGAACAGCTGGACAATATCGCTCTACGCAGAAGTCTAGCAGAACAGGCCGTTTTGCGCAG TCAAGAAGAGAAAAGGATGAGAAATGAACTGCGGGAGGCTGTCAGTAGAGATGAGAGAGTGCTGACCCTACAGAAGACCCTGGAGCAAAAACAACAGGAAAGACAAAAGAGAAAGACCGAAAAAAACAGTATGAAGAAAAACGAGCAGGTGCTTCCACTCACAGTGAAGACCACCCTCAACAAAAAG CAGCAGGTTCTTGATGAACAGCATTGGCAGGAGTTGGAGCGCAATTTGGAACAACAGATTTACGGGACCTTGCAGCAGTCAtctaaaaaaaatggtgctgGCCAGAACCACAG TTGCATTTTAGGTCATCTAACACAGGCCTGGTTGACGTTACCCCAATAA
- the cfap99 gene encoding cilia- and flagella-associated protein 99 isoform X6 produces MNYKELVNEVTRLLDEFQEDKQCIDSFTEDTAKDLKNLSSSDQKFIIDTFYGCIMHKKLLDVVVNIFYNHHGKKLFRVDRNLFIVVCYLAMFCLDDLGLDNFSRIIKSLDISKMHKFLSFFFNISNLTTHIQREWSHIYDAVVVDKNWITPLLRWCIEIEVLLDQLAKKMGRGNLPKKSPRKNTKPREFDLTQPKARPLPAPEVIPQQDKSKPVPTTTHRSPKEPEILDDMKQRNRQKALQILNDANSQQFRCANPQKSEKTQNVISQILQSHDAELQFDKLYTSGSPATQKINSLPVRLNTTAILREGVLYNRLLEEELQRLERLSQGASEPSAFLQWQKEMKEKDLQEELAELERRRLEGRISHEEAVLARERVLEHNHHKAQQTKEETAELMRKYAEKRLKEEKEMRELVQQVADGHKNSKAAKAKLHEIKQRIVKEVSEHSRELLSQALEEAQVELSRKMELIRQIRAFESVPLVRQKFVDDTETAGHDLLCEMSLAELRERLALLREFEQSELEDRRQRIFQEKQLKEQLLLEQLDNIALRRSLAEQAVLRSQEEKRMRNELREAVSRDERVLTLQKTLEQKQQERQKRKTEKNSMKKNEQVLPLTVKTTLNKKQVLDEQHWQELERNLEQQIYGTLQQSSKKNGAGQNHRRVY; encoded by the exons ATGAACTACAAAGAACTTGTCAACGAGGTCACAAGGCTACTGGACGAGTTTCAAGAAGACAAACAATGCATTGACAGTTTTACAGAGGATACTGCCAAGGATCTTAAG AATCTCTCCTCTTCTGACCAGAAGTTTATTATTGATACGTTTTATGGATGTATCATGCACAAAAAGCTTTTGGATGTTGTGGTCAACATCTTTTACAATCACcatggaaaaaaattattcagagtGGATCGAAACCTGTTCATtg TTGTCTGTTATCTCGCCATGTTCTGTCTTGATGATCTTGGCCTGGATAATTTCAGTAGAATTATCAAGTCTCTAGACATctcaaaaatgcacaaa TTCCtgagttttttctttaatatcaGCAACCTCACAACACACATCCAGAGGGAATGGAGTCACATCTATGATGCTGTTGTTGTAGATAAGAACTGGATCACCCCTTTGCTgag ATGGTGCATTGAGATTGAGGTGCTGTTGGATCAGCTTGCCAAAAAAATGGGCAGAGGAAATCTGCCAAAAAAATCTCCCAGGAAAAACACTAAACCCAGGGAATTTGATCTGACCCAGCCCAAAGCTCGACCACTCCCTGCTCCTGAAGTCATTCCACAGCAGGACAAGTCCAAGCCG GTACCAACCACAACTCACAGATCTCCAAAGGAACCAGAGATTCTGGATGATATGAAGCAGAGGAACAGACAGAAAGCTTTA CAAATCTTGAATGACGCAAACTCTCAGCAGTTCAGATGTGCAAATCCGCAGAAGTCTGAGAAAACTCAA AATGTGATATCCCAGATTCTTCAAAGCCATGATGCTGAACTCCAATTTGACAAGCTTTATACTTCTGGAAGCCCTGCCACCCAAAAG ATAAACAGCTTACCTGTCAGACTGAACACAACAGCCATACTGCGAGAGGGAGTTTTATATAATCGTCTACTGGAAGAAGAGTTACAAAG ATTAGAGCGATTATCGCAGGGTGCAAGTGAGCCGTCTGCGTTCCTGCAGTGGCAGAAGGAGATGAAGGAGAAGGATCTGCAGGAAGAACTAGCTGAGCTGGAGCGCCGAAGACTGGAGGGACGGATCAGCCATGAGGAGGCAGTTCTTGCACGAGAACGTGTCTTGGAGCATAACCACCATAAAGCTCAGCAGACTAAAGAGGAG ACTGCTGAGCTCATGCGCAAGTATGCAGAGAAACGTCTGAAGGAGGAGAAGGAAATGAGAGAGCTGGTGCAACAAGTGGCCGATGGTCACAAGAACTCCAAAGCCGCCAAAGCTAAGCTGCATGAAATTAAACAACGAATAG TTAAGGAGGTCTCAGAGCACAGCAGGGAACTCCTCAGCCAGGCTCTGGAGGAAGCCCAGGTTGAGCTAAGCAGGAAGATGGAGCTTATCCGTCAGATTCGTGCTTTTGAGTCAGTACCTCTGGTCAGACAAAAGTTTGTGGATGACACTGAG ACTGCGGGTCACGATTTGCTGTGTGAGATGTCTCTGGCGGAGCTGCGGGAGCGTTTGGCACTCCTGAGAGAGTTCGAGCAGAGTGAGCTGGAGGACAGAAGACAGCGCATCTTTCAGGAGAAACAGCTCAAAGAGCAGCTACTGCTAGAACAGCTGGACAATATCGCTCTACGCAGAAGTCTAGCAGAACAGGCCGTTTTGCGCAG TCAAGAAGAGAAAAGGATGAGAAATGAACTGCGGGAGGCTGTCAGTAGAGATGAGAGAGTGCTGACCCTACAGAAGACCCTGGAGCAAAAACAACAGGAAAGACAAAAGAGAAAGACCGAAAAAAACAGTATGAAGAAAAACGAGCAGGTGCTTCCACTCACAGTGAAGACCACCCTCAACAAAAAG CAGGTTCTTGATGAACAGCATTGGCAGGAGTTGGAGCGCAATTTGGAACAACAGATTTACGGGACCTTGCAGCAGTCAtctaaaaaaaatggtgctgGCCAGAACCACAGGCGAGTTTActga